GCCACAAGATGTCGCGCGACGCGCTGGCGATCGAGACGATCAGGAACGGCATCGCCCGCACATTGTCCGCGCATCGCGAGGACGCCGACCTGGTGCGCGAGGCTGCGTGGCTGAACGCAGCGCGGTCTGGGCCGGACGTCGCCGAGAATGCCATCCAGATCTTCGGCGGCATGGGCTTCACCTGGGAGGTCCCGCTGCACCGCCACCTGCGGCAGATGCGGGCGCAGGGCAGCTACGGCGCGGCGGCCGACCGGCTGGAGCAATTCGGCGCGGCGCTGATCGCCTCGTCCTCGAACGAATGGTACGGGGAGGCAAACCATGCAATCTGACCGCAAGACCGTGCTCATCACGGGCTCGGGCCACGGCATCGGCCGCGCCACCGCGAAGCATCTCGCCACGCGCGGCTGGACGGTCGCGATCAACGATCTCAAGCCGGAGTTCGTCGAAGAGGCCGTCGCGGAGATCTCCGCCTCCGGCGGCATCGCCATCCCCGTCGTTCAGAACGTCGCGACGGCCGAGGGCATCGATGCCGCAGTGGCGGCGGTGGTGCGGGAGACGGGGCGCTTCGACGGCCTGGTCAACAACGCCGCCTGGGTGCGCTACCAGGCGATCCCCGACATCGCGCCCGAAACGGTGGAACGCATGCTGGCGATCGGCTTCTCCGGCGTGATCTGGGGCATCAAGGCGGCAGCTGCCGCCATGGATGCCGAGCGGGGCGGGACGATCGTCAACGTGGCATCGGCGGCAGGCTTCCGCTCGGCGCCGAACTCGCTCGTCTACAGCGGCATCAAGGCCGGCGTCATGGGCCTGACGCGGGCGGCTGCCGTCGAGCTCGGTCCACGCAACATCCGCGTCAATGCCGTCGCGCCGTCCGCGGTCCCGACAGAGGGTACGGCAAAGCACCGCAATGCCGAACGCGACGCCAGGCGCATCGCCAACACGCCGCTCGGACGGCTGGGCACGGTGGACGACATCGCACGCGCGATCGTCTACCTGATGGAACCCGAGAGCGATTTCATCACCGGGCAGGTGCTGTCGGCCGACGGCGGCATCGGCATCGCGATCACCTGAGCGGCCGGCGATGACGAGGGAGGAGATGAAGGCCGGAAGCAGACGGGCGCTGGTGACAGGCGGCGCCAGCGGTATCGGCTGGGCCGCATGCCGCGCGCTCGCCGGCCAGGGCTATCGCGTCGCGGTTGCCGACATCGACGGGACCGTGGCCAGGCAGCGGGCAGAGGCGCTGGGCGAAGGCCATGTGGCCCTTGCGATCGACCTGACGGAGCGTGGCAGGGCTGCCGCCCTGCCGGGGCACGCCGCGGCCCTGCTCGGCGGCCTCGACGTTGTCGTCAACAATGCCGGGGTGACGGACAGTTCCGGGCGCTCGCTGGTCGAGCTTCCTGAGGCGGCGTTCGACCGCCTCGTCGATCTCAATCTTTCGGCGGTCGAGGCGATCTGCGCGGCTGCGCGCACGGTGCTTCAGCCGGGCTCGGGGATCGTCAACCTCGCCTCCGGTGCGTCGTTCAAGCCGCTGGCGCTGCGCGGCCCCTACAGCGCGACGAAGGCAGGCATCGCCGCGCTGACCCGCGCCAGCCGCGATCCCTTCGCAGCGCAGGGCATCGCCATCTCGGCCGTCGCGCCCGGCTATACCCGCACGCCGCTGGTGGAGGAACTCCACCGGACCGGACGCGTGGACCTCGACAAGGTCATCGCCGGCATTCCGCTCGGCCGCATGGCCACGCCCGAAGATATCGCCTCGGCGATCGTCTTCATGGCGAGCCCGGCGGGTGGCGTGCTCGCGGGCGAGACGATCCAGGTCGACGGCGGCGGCCTCGCGGGTCCGGCGCCGGCAGGCGCTGCGCCGCAGCCCGGCCGCGAAGGCCATGGCCGCATCGCGGTGATCGGCGCGCCCGACGCCGTCTTCGCCGCAGGGCACGGTGACGTTGCGAGGATCGACGACCCCGCGGGCCTTGCCGCCGCCGGCCCGCTTGCCGCAGTCATCGACATGCGCGGGCTGATGCAGCCGCGCGGCGCAGCCGAGACGCTGCGCCGGGTGCGCAGGACGGCGATCGCCTGCGCGGCGCATCCCGCGCGCACCGCCGACTTCTCGCTCCTCTTCGTCCACGGCGAAGGCCGCGACCCGGGCCTTGCAGCCGCATCGGCAGCCGGCGGCATGCTGGCGCGGACGCTCGCGCTCGAATGGGCACCCGCCGGCATGCGGGTCAATGCCGTCGTCTGGCGCGGCGCGGCGGTCGCGGGTCTGGAGCCCCTCTGCCGCTATCTCGCGGGCGACGGTGCGGGGATGATCACCGGGCAGGAGATTGCCGCCGGTCTGCATTCCTGACGAACCACAGGACGCATCCGATCCCAAGGGAGGAATCCATGCGATACGTGACGGAACGGATGGAGGACCTGATCGCCGGTCTCGTGACCGCGGCGGTCGGCGCCTTCATCATCTTCGAGGCCTCCCACTACAAGCTGGGAACGCTGCGCAACATGGGTCCGGGCTATTTCCCGATCATCCTCGGCGGCGTCATGCTGGTGCTGGCCGTCTTCATGATCGTGACGGCCCGACCCGGTCCGGTGCCGCAGCCGATGGGCATGGACCGCCTGCGCGGCACGCTCTTCGTCACCGCCGCCTTCCTCGCCTTCGCCTTCACCGTGGAGGCGGCCGGCCTCCTGGTGTCGGTGTTCCTGGTGGTGTTCCTGTCGGCCCTGGGCAACCGGAACACCTCGGTCGTGACGGCGGCGGCGCTGGCCGTCGCGACGGCGGTCGTCACCACCCTGGTCTTCCGGGTCGGTCTCGGCCTCCAGATCGAGGCCTACTGAGATGAGCACGCTTCTGTCCGATCTCGCGCTCGGCCTGTCGGTGGCGGCATCGCCGGCCGGGCTGTTCTACTGCTTCCTCGGCGTCTTCCTCGGCACGGTCGTCGGCGTGCTGCCCGGCATCGGCATCATGTCGACCATGGCCATGCTGATGCCCATCACCTACCACATCGACCCGACCTTCGGGCTGATCATGCTTGCCGGCATCTATTACGGCGCGGATTTCGGCGGATCGACCGCCGCCATCCTGATGAACCTGCCCGGCACCGCCACCAGCGCGGTCACGGGCATCGAGGGCTACCCGATGGCGCTGAAGGGGCGGGCGGGGCCGGCCCTGTTCATGAAGGCGATCGCCTCCTTCGTCGGCACCTCCTTCGGCGTCGTGCTCCTCGCCGGCTTCTCGGTGCCGCTCTCGCGGGCGGCACTCCAGTTCGGGCCGCAGGAATACGTCGCGCTCATGACGCTCGGGCTCGTCGCGGCGGCGGTCATCGGCACCGGCCGGTCGGTGCGCTCGCTGGTCGCGGTGGCGCTCGGCCTCGCCATCGGCCTGATCGGCCTCGACCTCAACAGCGGCGCGGCGCGCTTCACCTTCGGCATCACCGAGTTCTACGACGGCCTGCCGCTGGTGGCGGTGGCGATCGGCCTCTTCGGCCTGCCCGAGATCATCGCCAA
The nucleotide sequence above comes from Aquibium microcysteis. Encoded proteins:
- a CDS encoding tripartite tricarboxylate transporter TctB family protein yields the protein MRYVTERMEDLIAGLVTAAVGAFIIFEASHYKLGTLRNMGPGYFPIILGGVMLVLAVFMIVTARPGPVPQPMGMDRLRGTLFVTAAFLAFAFTVEAAGLLVSVFLVVFLSALGNRNTSVVTAAALAVATAVVTTLVFRVGLGLQIEAY
- a CDS encoding SDR family oxidoreductase, with the protein product MKAGSRRALVTGGASGIGWAACRALAGQGYRVAVADIDGTVARQRAEALGEGHVALAIDLTERGRAAALPGHAAALLGGLDVVVNNAGVTDSSGRSLVELPEAAFDRLVDLNLSAVEAICAAARTVLQPGSGIVNLASGASFKPLALRGPYSATKAGIAALTRASRDPFAAQGIAISAVAPGYTRTPLVEELHRTGRVDLDKVIAGIPLGRMATPEDIASAIVFMASPAGGVLAGETIQVDGGGLAGPAPAGAAPQPGREGHGRIAVIGAPDAVFAAGHGDVARIDDPAGLAAAGPLAAVIDMRGLMQPRGAAETLRRVRRTAIACAAHPARTADFSLLFVHGEGRDPGLAAASAAGGMLARTLALEWAPAGMRVNAVVWRGAAVAGLEPLCRYLAGDGAGMITGQEIAAGLHS
- a CDS encoding SDR family NAD(P)-dependent oxidoreductase, yielding MQSDRKTVLITGSGHGIGRATAKHLATRGWTVAINDLKPEFVEEAVAEISASGGIAIPVVQNVATAEGIDAAVAAVVRETGRFDGLVNNAAWVRYQAIPDIAPETVERMLAIGFSGVIWGIKAAAAAMDAERGGTIVNVASAAGFRSAPNSLVYSGIKAGVMGLTRAAAVELGPRNIRVNAVAPSAVPTEGTAKHRNAERDARRIANTPLGRLGTVDDIARAIVYLMEPESDFITGQVLSADGGIGIAIT